The following coding sequences are from one Mycolicibacterium aichiense window:
- a CDS encoding mycofactocin-coupled SDR family oxidoreductase codes for MGRVQGRVAFITGAARGQGRSHALRLAEEGADIIAVDLCKDIDTIGYKMATPEDLEETAELVKKTGRGIVTAQADVREAAELKAALDQGLAEFGKVDIVVAQAGIAGMKGQPPLQAWCDVINTNLIGTINAIQVALPHLEAGASIIATGSTAALMDAHQKDNPGADPGGMSYMVAKRLLSNYVHDLATELAVRGIRANVVHPTNCNTDMLQSDPMYRSFRPDLENPTRADAEPVFGIQQAMKVNFVEPLDISNAVLWLASDEARYVTGMQLRVDAGGYLKWYDYHV; via the coding sequence GTGGGACGAGTCCAGGGCAGAGTCGCCTTCATCACCGGTGCCGCGCGCGGGCAGGGCCGCAGCCATGCCCTGCGGCTGGCCGAGGAAGGCGCCGACATCATCGCTGTCGACTTGTGCAAGGACATCGACACCATCGGCTACAAGATGGCGACCCCCGAGGATCTCGAGGAGACCGCCGAACTGGTCAAGAAGACCGGGCGCGGCATCGTCACCGCGCAGGCCGACGTCCGGGAAGCCGCCGAACTCAAGGCCGCCCTCGACCAGGGGCTCGCCGAGTTCGGCAAGGTCGACATCGTCGTCGCCCAGGCGGGCATCGCCGGGATGAAAGGGCAGCCCCCACTGCAGGCGTGGTGCGATGTCATCAACACCAACCTGATCGGAACCATCAATGCGATCCAGGTGGCACTTCCCCATCTGGAGGCAGGTGCCTCGATCATCGCGACCGGCTCCACCGCGGCGCTGATGGACGCACACCAGAAGGACAACCCCGGCGCGGACCCAGGCGGGATGTCGTACATGGTCGCCAAACGCCTGCTGTCCAACTATGTCCATGACCTCGCCACCGAGCTCGCCGTGCGCGGTATCCGGGCCAACGTCGTTCACCCGACCAACTGCAACACCGACATGCTGCAGAGCGACCCCATGTATCGCTCGTTCCGGCCGGATCTCGAAAACCCGACCCGCGCCGACGCTGAGCCGGTGTTCGGCATCCAGCAGGCAATGAAGGTCAACTTCGTCGAGCCGCTGGACATCAGCAACGCGGTGCTGTGGCTGGCGTCGGACGAGGCTCGCTACGTCACCGGTATGCAGCTGCGCGTAGATGCCGGCGGCTACCTCAAGTGGTACGACTACCACGTCTGA
- a CDS encoding ferredoxin, translating to MKVRVDQDRCQGHTLCAMIAPDMFELSDIDGSSSPVTEEVPADQIELVREAAQSCPEQAILIEED from the coding sequence GTGAAGGTTCGGGTCGACCAGGACCGGTGCCAGGGGCACACGCTGTGCGCCATGATCGCTCCAGACATGTTCGAGCTCAGCGATATCGACGGCAGCTCGTCGCCGGTGACCGAAGAGGTTCCGGCCGATCAGATCGAGCTCGTGCGCGAAGCCGCGCAGTCCTGTCCGGAACAGGCAATCCTCATCGAAGAGGACTGA
- a CDS encoding cytochrome P450 — translation MSIDDVTDDTERKQPTYHFDRHTPEYRQQFEKITEEMQSRCPMAWTDVYDGHWVAAGSKEVFELARCPVVSNHHDLTGETPYKGITIPKAQRATVVRGGILEMDEPEHSSYRGALNPYLSPAAVKRWVPFVDEIVRASLDEKIETGHIDFVDDLANIVPAVLTLAMMGIELQKWPVYSEPAHLSVSTPEHSPDAARVAEMNRQMGLDMVTTMMEVRENPRPGLVNALLQLRIDGEPAPDLEILGNLGLIIGGGFDTTTALTAHSLEWLSEHPAERDRLSRERDALLDSATEEFLRYYTPAPGDGRTFAGDVEVEGHRFKEGERLWLSWAMANRDPSVFDKPNEVVLDRKGNRHFSFGIGVHRCVGSNVARTVFKSMVTAVLDRMPDYVCDQEGTVHYETIGVIQGMKHLPADFTPGPRLGPGLDETLANLQRICEEQGLARPITERKEAAVIDW, via the coding sequence TTGAGTATCGATGACGTCACCGACGACACCGAACGAAAGCAGCCGACCTATCACTTCGATCGGCACACGCCGGAATATCGGCAGCAGTTCGAGAAGATCACCGAGGAGATGCAGTCCCGCTGCCCGATGGCGTGGACCGATGTTTACGACGGTCACTGGGTGGCCGCCGGCAGCAAAGAGGTCTTCGAGCTCGCGCGCTGTCCGGTGGTTTCCAACCACCACGACCTCACCGGTGAAACACCCTACAAAGGCATCACCATCCCAAAGGCTCAGCGGGCCACGGTGGTTCGCGGCGGCATCTTGGAAATGGACGAGCCCGAGCACAGCTCCTACCGCGGGGCACTGAACCCGTACCTGTCCCCCGCCGCGGTGAAGCGCTGGGTGCCGTTCGTCGACGAGATCGTACGAGCGTCGCTCGACGAGAAGATCGAGACCGGGCACATCGACTTCGTCGATGACCTCGCCAACATCGTGCCCGCGGTGCTCACCCTCGCGATGATGGGGATCGAGCTGCAGAAGTGGCCGGTGTACAGCGAGCCCGCCCACCTGTCGGTTTCCACCCCGGAACACTCGCCGGACGCCGCGCGTGTCGCCGAGATGAACCGGCAGATGGGCCTCGACATGGTCACCACCATGATGGAGGTCCGCGAGAATCCGCGGCCCGGTCTGGTGAACGCACTGCTGCAACTGCGGATCGACGGCGAGCCGGCCCCCGATCTGGAGATCCTGGGCAACCTCGGGCTGATCATCGGCGGGGGCTTCGATACCACCACCGCTCTCACCGCCCACTCACTGGAATGGCTGAGCGAGCATCCCGCCGAGCGGGACCGGCTCAGCCGCGAGCGGGACGCGCTGCTGGACTCCGCCACCGAGGAGTTCCTGCGCTACTACACCCCCGCACCCGGTGATGGCCGCACGTTCGCCGGGGACGTGGAGGTCGAGGGCCACCGCTTCAAAGAGGGTGAGCGGCTGTGGCTGTCGTGGGCGATGGCCAACCGGGATCCCTCGGTATTCGACAAGCCCAATGAGGTTGTGCTAGACCGAAAAGGTAACCGCCACTTCAGCTTCGGTATCGGTGTGCACCGATGCGTCGGGTCGAACGTGGCTCGGACGGTGTTCAAGTCGATGGTCACCGCCGTGCTCGACCGCATGCCGGACTACGTCTGCGATCAGGAGGGAACCGTGCACTACGAGACGATCGGCGTCATCCAGGGCATGAAACACCTGCCTGCCGATTTCACTCCCGGACCGCGTCTCGGTCCCGGGCTGGACGAGACGCTGGCCAACCTGCAGCGGATCTGCGAGGAGCAGGGTCTGGCCCGCCCCATCACCGAGCGCAAAGAGGCCGCCGTCATCGATTGGTGA